The segment TGTGAGACAAGGCTCTGCCtataattttaacagtttttattaGCCTAAAACTATATACAACTAACTTAATAACTATATACAAGTAAAAAGTCAAGTTTCTTATGACAATTGTCACAGGTGTTTCTCGCTTTGGACAAGATGTCCCAGGTCAAGCATTGGACGCTGAGTCCTTTCCAGCTGGCCGGGGGCTGTTGATGTCTGgcggggctgcagaggctgctcgaGCCCTGGGGCCCATGAGACCTGtcgaggagctgtgcctggccgtgctctccTGAGGCGGCAGGGCCTGGGCGTGAAAGGCAAGGGTGAGCCGCCACAGGTGCTGGCCCCAGCGCACCAGGACTCAAGCTCTTGTCCCACACTGGGCATGGCCATTCTCCCACGTTACTCCAGCTCCAAGCTCAGTTGCCCCATgtgccagtcctcctgctcCATTCTGCCCCTTCTTTCTTGCCCTAGAAACAAAATACCCATGCCACATTACCCAGCTCTGTACACAGAGCCCTACTCATCCCCCAGCTGGCATCCTGCAGATAATCAGCCCCTGTTGTCATTGACCCCCTTGCCCTGACAAGGCCATACCTGACGCATCCTGTGTCCTGATCGCCGTACGATGCTGGTCATTACAGCCCCTCGAGATGTGTCCATCAGCGTGCAGAAGGGTCACACTGGActgaggaggagagggcagctggCTGCAATGCAGGGCCCAATCCAGCACACCCCAATAATCCAACTCAGGTCTCTCTGGAGACTGAGGGCACAGATTCCCCCTGGACAGTCAGCAATGCCATCAAGCCTCAGTCACCATTCTGTGTCCCCACCTTCATCACACCTACCTTGTTGTGTACCAGGAGACGCTGCAGCTGTGCACTTGTATGTGGGGAAGCCTTGATGTTCTGCAtcgtggagctgctgctctgatggtccccagagctctgtggcACACGGGGACACTGGCACAGACCAGCGGCCTCCTGTGGGATGGGACAGAGGAcactcagtgcccagccctgtggcatgcagggcatcaccctgctgtgccagggagggcactggcagtgctgcctgcaggggcatgtccctgccagctcctgtccacctgctgcaggagccccaagcccatcccaccaggctggatctgctggctctgtccccacggCCAGGTGTGCTGGCCATGGCACCAggcaggtccctgtgcacaggacaccaactggcaggagctgggctgtcccagctgcagggattggttttgggaactCCTTTCACAGGAGGCACCCAATCCCTGTCTGTAGGATTGACgggggtagcacggtcgggacgaacggagacgagagatctctgaagccaggtcatggacggtttattgcaaagggagtgggtgcagggccctgcttggagctgccagccacagctcggagcaggcctgagagaagagaggggtagagagggagagagcataagagagtaaaaggggtatgAGGATAAAAGGCAAGAGCTAAGAGACAAGAGGTAAGAGTAAGAGGTAAGAGCTAAGAGCATAGAAAAGTAAGAGCTaagttcccgttacaatacagtaaatcatcttctgtgttgaatattctgattctcacttaaccaatctagtacaacatacaaatcctatagcacttccatacagcctataagaatcactacattaccatactgtgctacattttaaaccctaaaaactcctctttggaacCTTCTGcaaagctggcagggtctgctctgacccttggacctgcctgcaagcagagggtcttgtttcatcaaaaggggattaccttcagccagccacaccattgttttcccgttgttcagtaactaagggatctcgaagcttgctttcatttcaatctcacttatagtttccatattctcaaaatcttttgccaggcaatcatatttataaggttttcctgtttcatcttccccaacagcccTCCAAGCCTGAGCTCAGACTGCAAACAGATGCAGCTCATCAGATGTGCTTTCATCAGCCTTGGGACAGAGAGATGGGCcagacagggcagtgcaaggcaaggaatgcaaaagcccccagccctggggcaagcactggccctccacagctgccctctgctcccctgccctgccccgtccccccaggctgctctgccccagcccaggtgcagagccctccttgctgtgtcagggctgctctgcaccccaggCACTGGGGATGTTTCCTCAGGGCCCTCACCTTTGGCTGGGCGGTGGCTCCTTGCTGGGGGCCATGGGCTGCAAATACGGGAGTGTCTCGGGgtacctggggagggcaggagtcacaggtgtgtgacaggggACATAGAACCTGTTCCTGTTGGAGGCAGCCCCCCCAAAGCCATGGGATTGTAGCCCATGGCATCCCGCTGCCTGTAGCCCTTGGgatgagcccccacagcccctgctgatgggcagggctgcagagggggctccccacatcagcccctcccaagcagacactgtccccctgtgccagcacagcgggtcactgctggcacccatctccccccatgccagccccgctgcccccgaggCACTGGTGCTACTCACTGGCCAGGAACCTGCACGCTGAGCATGCGGTCACAGGACAGGCACGAGAAAGGGACTGGCAGCTGCCtaaggagggggagggaagagggctggctgagctcctggggccacagccctgcagcacacaggcagcagctccctgcagcagccagctgctgggcagctcactGCACAGGGGCACGGCCATTGCAGGGTGAACCGTGGGCTCTTGAGCCTgtttctccccatccccaaggtgctggctgATGCCAGGTGAAGGGCACAGGCACCCATGCCACCAtcccaagcagcccctgcagcgcTTTCAGCACCTCTCTGGCACCAAAGCTCCCCCGTGTGCAcggccaggagggcagggcacgacccagctcagggcatggtgtgtgacagccctgcctggcaggagcagttgccatcactgtccccaaagccatcagAATCTCCATTGCACTCACTTCTTAATCCCAGCAGCGTTTTCACGCAACAGCCTATCCTTGAGTTCCTCCATGTTCCTGTTCCAGGAGTCCTCCCGGTGTTTACGGAAAGTCTTCAGCTCCAGGCGATCCAGCTGTGAACAggtgcacagcctcagccagctgctccaggatgtgacatggagctctccagggaaaagcctggagggggATCCTCAGAGGGATGCTGTCTCAGGCTGTCAAGTCCCAAAGGTGCCAGTTCCTCGTGGTGGGGACGAGGTACCCCTCACCTTGTCTTCAATTGCATCGCTGAACTGCTGCTGGGTActgttccagtgctgctcctggcctgaaatctggctctgcaactcctgcatcctttcatccagctcctccatgttCTCTTCACACTGGCTGCCATTGActttgctgtccaaggcagctttGTCCATCTTCtagcagaggggaagggcaggagagcggtggggaaagggatgaggaacaccaggcagggccagcgtgtgagggacagagggaggagtgcttctgagacagagtagaaattttccagagtagaaatccattttgatttaggtgaaatgtacatctttgagtctgtggttagaaaacatAGCTATGTAGCCTGATTGCAAAGCCTAGGCTCAGGGAATCTgattcagtgaaggacagagataagggggggacgggacagagggtgataaagagagacagagagcctgctgtgaaagcaggtcaacctgacctaagaattctttctgataaagaagaactagtgGCAAATGTCAcgcaaaatttgtaaaaatgaatatgtatgaacctattgtgaaatcgtatggatatgtatttgagaggaggataaaaagggacctgaagttcccagaggtacgcatgccttttaaggagagtaatctcTGCATGCATCCAGTGCTGTAATAATAAACACaccggctttacaacttacACAACGTTGTGGAGGTTTTGGCTATCTCTGCAAAAcagaccccttttggaggtttcctccccaaatttgccctaagccagcacaaacaatcatgaaaatttcaccagtggcataatttcctgctggcaaatcttgtgacagaagcttgaccttgttctccatgagacattcttgggaagagagacaggagaagattcctggaaaactgaaacagctttccagaagtgaaatgaaaatgaattaaataatccaagatcttttcctttatctctatgctccccttttccatgttgcactacttctccatcccaggaattccagatgcaccgcacctctaagatcggtgacttagtgatttttagacactctaaaataccatgagccacacagagttttccttcccctggttctactggaaggcaacactggacatgtaagtgcagtgcttgggtcaggtaggaatcctacagcaagggaaggtggcccgacagtgtttgaccctcagccaggccaatgcagagcagcaagcgaggggattgctgtgccagtgtgcaggagtcagggctctgcatctgggctcaccgctgcaaagttcccgtgtttggacagactcaggggctgtgcccggggcgcgcggggctcgaacgtggggctcgtggggcgagcggggaacggacacggggacgaacggccccggtgcttcagttgcagcggcggcagcggcggcagcagcagtggcggcagcagcagcagcaaaagcagataTTCGAGAGAaccctttctctttctctctttctttctctgtgtctccctttcccgccgtcgggcacccttctcccggggtcccttgcccggcgtccctctcctctccccgcctccctctcccctgccgggccgggccatgcccccggcccgcccccggccccgggcggggctgccccgtgcccggccccgcccgtcccgccgcgctctcgcctccgcccggctctggccgtactggcggtggcgctgctgggcgggcgtcagtgcctggtgcgggggcggcatcgccgcccttcggctccgcctggcccgagcccggccccggccccggccccggccccggccccggccctggctcctcccggggcccgcggaggacacaggcgacgctgccgctcccgccgcctccgctgcggcttccccggcccgagctccgccgctcggcagcgcggccgccggccccgagccgtCGGGGCCCGGGGCAGGTGGGGATGCCCGGCCTGGGCCGCTCGGGgcgcgctcgggggccgttgctggaccgggccgagcgctgacagccgcgtctcgcccgcagggaaggcgcaggaggccctgcaggagcggtaccgagtgggttcgctgctggggcgcggaggcttcggcagcgtcttcgcggccacgcggctctcggacggcgccccggtgagcggcggggccggcggcgggcggagggggaggaggaggagaagggcgGAGGATGGgactgggcagggcgggcggcgagctgagcccgctgctctccctcgctcgcaggtggccatcaaacgCGTGCCGCGGGATCGcatccggcactggggcgagctggtgagtgagcggggccagcggcagcagccgggccgggccgggcggcgagGAGCCGGGGCCCGGCAGGGTGGGAGCCGCCGGGAGCCTGCggggagagcgggcgtgggcTGAGCGGGGCGTGCAGAGCATCccaggctggctgagggctcccagagccccggcacggcctcagccccactGACGGCACcgcgctcctcccgcagcccgacggcagcagcgcgccgctggagatcgtgctgctggccaaggtgtcCCGTGGCTGTGCCGCTGTcattcagctcctggagtggctcGAGCTCCCCGACAgcttcctgctggtgctggagcgtCCGGAGCGGTGCCAGGAGCTCTCGGCTTTCCTGGCGGAGCGGGGGTTCCTGCCGGAGGAGGAGGCGCgggcgctgttccgccaggtgctggaggccgtgcggcactgcaccgcctgcggggtcctgcacagggacatcaagcccgagaacatcctgctcgacctggccaGCGGGCAGCTGAAactgatcgactttggctgtggcgcCTTCCTCcaagacacagcctacacccagtttgcaggtgagccctcgcaggggatgctcctgggcatctcatggcccagcctgggtgcagctctggggcttCCCCCTATTGCAGCCGGAATGGGATTGATGCTGGAGCCGAGTTGATTTGGGTGGGGTGTGAGGgggggcagctgccagccctgccgaCAGCCTTCAGCACCcactgtggcctgggctggggct is part of the Agelaius phoeniceus isolate bAgePho1 chromosome W unlocalized genomic scaffold, bAgePho1.hap1 SUPER_W_unloc_1, whole genome shotgun sequence genome and harbors:
- the LOC143692492 gene encoding LOW QUALITY PROTEIN: serine/threonine-protein kinase pim-1-like (The sequence of the model RefSeq protein was modified relative to this genomic sequence to represent the inferred CDS: inserted 1 base in 1 codon), coding for LPGVPLLSPPPSPLPGRAMPPARPRPRAGLPRARPRPSRRALASARLWPYWRWRCWAGVSAWCGGGIAALRLRLARARPRPRPRPRPRPWLLPGPAEDTGDAAAPAASAAASPARAPPLGSAAAGPEPSGPGAGGDARPGPLGARSGAVAGXGPSADSRVSPAGKAQEALQERYRVGSLLGRGGFGSVFAATRLSDGAPVAIKRVPRDRIRHWGELPDGSSAPLEIVLLAKVSRGCAAVIQLLEWLELPDSFLLVLERPERCQELSAFLAERGFLPEEEARALFRQVLEAVRHCTACGVLHRDIKPENILLDLASGQLKLIDFGCGAFLQDTAYTQFAGTLSYSPPEWIQHQRYHGEAATIWSLGLLLCHLVMGKHPFRRGQEIIRGQILFPRWLSQECQDIIKRCLSMQPSDRPSLEELFCHPWVQGVPLP